A single Bdellovibrionota bacterium DNA region contains:
- a CDS encoding cell division protein FtsL produces the protein MKTRGLVVLAAFLTLGLSLLYVRSRFLMVELGYTLADKQRVRSELEQEKRALTLELATLRSPSRVEKIARSQLYLGRTASRDRSVVVSQEPQP, from the coding sequence GTGAAGACGCGGGGCCTCGTCGTCTTGGCCGCCTTCCTCACGCTTGGCTTGTCACTGCTGTACGTGCGATCGCGATTCTTGATGGTGGAACTGGGCTACACTCTGGCGGATAAACAAAGAGTCCGGTCGGAGCTCGAACAAGAGAAACGAGCTCTCACGCTGGAGCTCGCAACACTTCGCTCACCTTCGCGCGTGGAGAAAATCGCCCGATCGCAGCTGTATCTCGGCAGAACCGCGAGCAGAGATCGCTCGGTCGTCGTATCTCAGGAGCCCCAACCGTGA